In the Haliaeetus albicilla chromosome 7, bHalAlb1.1, whole genome shotgun sequence genome, one interval contains:
- the C7H11orf52 gene encoding uncharacterized protein C11orf52 homolog isoform X2 — protein sequence MKESVPSGLGTSANMVLRRAGPRNCPSPFKRKKEKQGTNVRHESQQNQPGRKGPTYEDVLEFPVYATVSKPKSVKQDDSIHYADIQVFTKVRERSAAEVKNLQMQNATEYATLNFPRPRLKYDSKNGTLV from the exons ATGAAGGAAAGCGTGCCCTCAGGTCTGGGTACTTCTGCAAATATGGTCCTGCGGAGGGCAGGCCCCAG GAATTGCCCTTcgccttttaaaagaaagaaagaaaagcaag gaacTAATGTGAGACATGAGAGCCAACAGAATCAGCCTGGCAGGAAG GGTCCAACGTACGAAGATGTCCTGGAGTTTCCTGTCTACGCCACCGTGAGTAAGCCCAAGAGCGTGAAGCAGGATGACAGCATTCATTACGCAGACATCCAAGTGTTCACCAAGGTCCGGGAGCGCTCTGCAGCAGAGGTGAAGAACTTACAAATGCAGAATGCCACAGAGTATGCCACGCTCAACTTCCCCCGGCCCAGGCTGAAATATGACAGTAAGAATGGGACCCTGGTATAA
- the C7H11orf52 gene encoding uncharacterized protein C11orf52 homolog isoform X1 yields the protein MARTGLAESHCGDGEKSDTARHSLGIARGRAGTRKYKPSLSRRRFCFMEEGATWAISAAAGDRGTNVRHESQQNQPGRKGPTYEDVLEFPVYATVSKPKSVKQDDSIHYADIQVFTKVRERSAAEVKNLQMQNATEYATLNFPRPRLKYDSKNGTLV from the exons ATGGCACGCACGGGCCTAGCAGAGAGTCACTGCGGCGATGGAGAGAAATCCGACACTGCCAGACACTCCCTTGGAATAGCCAGGGGCCGAGCAGGAACCAGGAAATACAAGCCCTCCCTGTCCAGAAGACGCTTCTGTTTCATGGAGGAAGGAGCGACATGGGCAATCTCTGCAGCTGCGGGCGACCGTG gaacTAATGTGAGACATGAGAGCCAACAGAATCAGCCTGGCAGGAAG GGTCCAACGTACGAAGATGTCCTGGAGTTTCCTGTCTACGCCACCGTGAGTAAGCCCAAGAGCGTGAAGCAGGATGACAGCATTCATTACGCAGACATCCAAGTGTTCACCAAGGTCCGGGAGCGCTCTGCAGCAGAGGTGAAGAACTTACAAATGCAGAATGCCACAGAGTATGCCACGCTCAACTTCCCCCGGCCCAGGCTGAAATATGACAGTAAGAATGGGACCCTGGTATAA
- the C7H11orf52 gene encoding uncharacterized protein C11orf52 homolog isoform X3 — translation MGNLCSCGRPWNCPSPFKRKKEKQGTNVRHESQQNQPGRKGPTYEDVLEFPVYATVSKPKSVKQDDSIHYADIQVFTKVRERSAAEVKNLQMQNATEYATLNFPRPRLKYDSKNGTLV, via the exons ATGGGCAATCTCTGCAGCTGCGGGCGACCGTG GAATTGCCCTTcgccttttaaaagaaagaaagaaaagcaag gaacTAATGTGAGACATGAGAGCCAACAGAATCAGCCTGGCAGGAAG GGTCCAACGTACGAAGATGTCCTGGAGTTTCCTGTCTACGCCACCGTGAGTAAGCCCAAGAGCGTGAAGCAGGATGACAGCATTCATTACGCAGACATCCAAGTGTTCACCAAGGTCCGGGAGCGCTCTGCAGCAGAGGTGAAGAACTTACAAATGCAGAATGCCACAGAGTATGCCACGCTCAACTTCCCCCGGCCCAGGCTGAAATATGACAGTAAGAATGGGACCCTGGTATAA
- the HSPB2 gene encoding heat shock protein beta-2, with amino-acid sequence MAARTVPHAYPMSSEYEFANPSKIYDQNFGEGVSPCEILAPALYHGYYIRPRINKQLDRGTSEISLNEHKFQVFLDVCHFLPDELTVRTVDNLLEVMGQHPQKADRHGFISREFTRTYILPLDVDPLLVRATLSHDGILSIVAPRTGKEVKARVNEVKITQQEQPVGKEEQSEEGKGKEES; translated from the exons ATGGCTGCACGGACTGTCCCCCATGCCTACCCCATGAGTTCGGAGTACGAGTTTGCCAACCCTAGCAAGATCTACGACCAGAACTTTGGAGAAG GTGTGTCCCCATGTGAGATTTTAGCCCCTGCCCTGTACCATGGCTACTACATCAGGCCTCGGATCAATAAGCAGCTGGATCGAGGCACCTCTGAGATCAGCCTCAATGAGCACAAATTCCAGGTGTTCCTGGATGTCTGTCACTTCCTGCCGGATGAGCTCACCGTCCGCACCGTAGACAACCTGCTGGAGGTGATGGGGCAGCACCCACAGAAGGCTGACCGCCATGGCTTCATCTCCCGAGAGTTCACCAGGACCTACATCCTCCCTCTGGATGTCGACCCATTGCTGGTGAGAGCCACATTGTCCCACGATGGCATCTTAAGCATTGTGGCTCCCCGGACGGGGAAGGAGGTGAAGGCCAGAGTAAACGAGGTGAAGATAACCCAACAGGAGCAGCCAGTGGGAAAAGAAGAACAGtctgaggaaggaaaagggaaggaagagtcCTAA